In Arachis hypogaea cultivar Tifrunner chromosome 2, arahy.Tifrunner.gnm2.J5K5, whole genome shotgun sequence, a genomic segment contains:
- the LOC112724411 gene encoding elongation factor G-1, mitochondrial isoform X2, with product MGTKNVILRKPKFIHWNIYKISILLCDSAMIVLQYSFYGNVMLLSYRRALIGHPVENLRVVLTDGATHAVDSSELAFKLASIYAFRQCYTASRPVILELVILVELKVPTEFQGAVAGDINKRKGVIVGSDQEGDDSIITAHFVNFNSYSFPLVLWLLIQYKLLILLTLGQTKRPIMRHS from the exons ATGGGGACTAAGAATGTAATATTGAGGAAGCCAAAGTTCATTCATTGGAATATTTAcaaaatatcaattttattatGCGATTCAGCCATGATAGTATTACAATACTCATTTTATGGTAACGTAATGTTGCTTTCATACAGGAGGGCTTTAATTGGACATCCTGTTGAAAATCTTAGAGTTGTCTTGACAGATGGTGCTACTCATGCTGTTGATTCTAGTGAACTTGCATTTAAGTTGGCTTCTATCTATGCTTTCAGACAG TGCTATACAGCTTCCAGGCCAGTTATATTAGAACTTGTTATTCTTGTTGAGCTGAAAGTACCAACAGAATTCCAAGGAGCCGTTGCTGGTGACATTAACAA GAGAAAAGGTGTTATTGTTGGCAGTGATCAGGAAGGAGATGACTCTATCATCACTGCCCAT TTTGTCAATTTCAATTCTTATTCCTTTCCCCTCGTGCTATGGTTGTTGATTCAATACAAACTCTTGATCCTATTAACACT TGGCCAGACAAAAAGGCCAATAATGAGACACTCTTGA
- the LOC112724411 gene encoding elongation factor G-1, mitochondrial isoform X1: MGTKNVILRKPKFIHWNIYKISILLCDSAMIVLQYSFYGNVMLLSYRRALIGHPVENLRVVLTDGATHAVDSSELAFKLASIYAFRQCYTASRPVILELVILVELKVPTEFQGAVAGDINKRKGVIVGSDQEGDDSIITAHWPDKKANNETLLKLAGLFQRNLETFTNHKIGKDNKHTEEILAAGPVF; this comes from the exons ATGGGGACTAAGAATGTAATATTGAGGAAGCCAAAGTTCATTCATTGGAATATTTAcaaaatatcaattttattatGCGATTCAGCCATGATAGTATTACAATACTCATTTTATGGTAACGTAATGTTGCTTTCATACAGGAGGGCTTTAATTGGACATCCTGTTGAAAATCTTAGAGTTGTCTTGACAGATGGTGCTACTCATGCTGTTGATTCTAGTGAACTTGCATTTAAGTTGGCTTCTATCTATGCTTTCAGACAG TGCTATACAGCTTCCAGGCCAGTTATATTAGAACTTGTTATTCTTGTTGAGCTGAAAGTACCAACAGAATTCCAAGGAGCCGTTGCTGGTGACATTAACAA GAGAAAAGGTGTTATTGTTGGCAGTGATCAGGAAGGAGATGACTCTATCATCACTGCCCAT TGGCCAGACAAAAAGGCCAATAATGAGACACTCTTGAAGCTTGCTGGGTTGTTTCAGAGGAATCTTGAGACATTCACCAATCACAAGATTGGCAAGGACAACAAACACACCGAAGAGATTTTGGCAGCTGGACCAGTGTTTTAA